A stretch of the Amycolatopsis sp. BJA-103 genome encodes the following:
- a CDS encoding cell division protein FtsQ/DivIB, with protein MTQTGERRRPAEPGRRPSRDRAGADRARRAKARRGKRSVQDRRRTTRPVKRREIRRRWVALLSVLTVVALVYLLWFSSMLGVQQVDVVGASSVPADQIRGTAAVPDQKPMLRLDTDEIRDRVAQMPGIATVDVSRSWPSTLEITVTERAAIAFFDSGPGGDGVHLVDGGGVVFKTVKERPAGLPELKLPSVSADDPVTRAVTGVLGVIPLQLLKQVTTATAKTPGSVEFALADGKTVRWGTPADTERKAKVLAALLTREGKVFDVSAPDLPTVS; from the coding sequence ATGACGCAGACCGGGGAACGCCGCCGCCCGGCCGAACCCGGTCGGCGTCCGAGCAGGGACCGGGCCGGGGCCGACCGGGCTCGACGGGCGAAGGCCCGGCGCGGCAAGCGGTCCGTCCAGGACCGCCGCCGCACCACCCGGCCGGTCAAGCGCAGGGAGATCCGGCGGCGCTGGGTCGCGCTGCTTTCGGTGCTGACCGTCGTCGCGCTCGTCTACCTGCTGTGGTTCAGCTCGATGCTGGGCGTGCAACAGGTGGACGTCGTCGGCGCGAGTTCCGTGCCCGCGGACCAGATCCGCGGCACGGCGGCGGTGCCGGACCAGAAGCCGATGCTGCGCCTGGACACCGACGAGATCCGCGACCGGGTGGCGCAGATGCCCGGTATCGCCACCGTCGACGTCTCCCGGTCCTGGCCGAGCACCCTCGAGATCACCGTGACCGAACGTGCCGCGATCGCGTTCTTCGACAGCGGGCCCGGCGGCGACGGGGTGCACCTCGTCGACGGCGGGGGAGTGGTGTTCAAGACGGTCAAGGAACGGCCCGCGGGGCTGCCCGAGCTCAAGCTGCCGTCGGTCTCGGCCGACGACCCGGTGACCCGCGCGGTGACCGGCGTCCTCGGCGTGATCCCGCTGCAGTTGCTCAAGCAGGTCACCACCGCGACGGCGAAGACTCCCGGCAGCGTCGAGTTCGCGCTGGCCGATGGGAAGACCGTGCGGTGGGGGACCCCGGCCGACACCGAACGCAAGGCGAAGGTCCTCGCCGCGCTGCTCACGCGCGAGGGGAAGGTCTTCGACGTCTCGGCCCCGGACCTGCCCACCGTCTCCTGA
- the murG gene encoding undecaprenyldiphospho-muramoylpentapeptide beta-N-acetylglucosaminyltransferase, with protein sequence MNNPVRADAAAEVAGKAPVVVVAGGGTAGHIEPALALADAVMRLRPDAKVIALGTERGLENKLVPARGYPLELIPPVPMPRKPTPELLKMPMKVRDSVKRTREILERVGADVVVGFGGYVALPAYLAARGRTPIVVHEANEKPGLANKVGARFAVRVAVAVPGTPLAKAEVIGIPLRRSITSLDRAALRAEAREFFGLDPDAPTLLVFGGSQGAVSINGAVSGAAKEFADAGVGVLHAHGPKNTLVVQEFPGRPAYVPVPYLERMDLAYAAADAVLCRSGAMTVAEVSAVGLPAVFVPLPYGNGEQAVNARPAVDAGAGLMLDDADLSPAKVAELVIPLVTDADRVAKMSAAAVGLGHREADETLAKIVLEAAGA encoded by the coding sequence GTGAACAACCCCGTTAGAGCCGACGCTGCAGCCGAGGTCGCGGGCAAGGCGCCGGTGGTCGTGGTCGCCGGCGGCGGCACCGCAGGACACATCGAACCCGCTCTCGCCCTCGCCGACGCGGTGATGCGCCTGCGCCCCGACGCGAAGGTGATCGCGCTGGGGACCGAGCGCGGGCTGGAGAACAAGCTGGTCCCGGCACGTGGCTACCCGCTCGAGCTGATCCCCCCGGTGCCGATGCCGCGCAAGCCGACTCCCGAGCTGCTGAAGATGCCGATGAAGGTCCGCGACTCGGTCAAGCGCACCCGGGAGATCCTGGAGCGGGTCGGCGCGGACGTCGTCGTCGGCTTCGGTGGCTACGTCGCGCTCCCGGCGTATCTCGCCGCGCGCGGGCGCACGCCGATCGTGGTGCACGAGGCCAACGAGAAGCCGGGCCTGGCGAACAAGGTCGGCGCGCGGTTCGCCGTCCGCGTCGCGGTCGCCGTCCCGGGGACGCCGCTGGCGAAGGCCGAGGTCATCGGCATCCCGCTGCGGCGCTCCATCACCTCGCTCGACCGGGCCGCGCTGCGCGCCGAGGCCCGTGAATTCTTCGGGCTCGACCCCGACGCCCCCACGCTGCTGGTCTTCGGCGGCTCGCAGGGCGCGGTGTCGATCAACGGCGCCGTCTCCGGCGCGGCCAAGGAGTTCGCGGACGCCGGTGTCGGCGTCCTGCACGCCCACGGGCCGAAGAACACGCTGGTCGTCCAGGAGTTCCCTGGAAGGCCCGCCTACGTCCCGGTGCCGTACCTGGAGCGCATGGACCTGGCCTACGCCGCCGCCGACGCGGTGCTGTGCCGCTCCGGCGCGATGACCGTCGCCGAGGTCTCCGCCGTCGGCCTGCCCGCGGTGTTCGTCCCGTTGCCCTACGGCAACGGCGAACAGGCGGTCAACGCCCGTCCCGCGGTCGACGCGGGTGCCGGGCTGATGCTCGACGACGCCGACCTCAGCCCCGCCAAGGTCGCGGAGCTGGTGATCCCCCTGGTGACCGACGCCGACAGGGTCGCGAAGATGAGTGCGGCCGCGGTCGGCCTCGGCCACCGTGAAGCCGACGAGACCCTTGCCAAGATCGTGCTGGAGGCCGCCGGTGCCTGA
- the mraY gene encoding phospho-N-acetylmuramoyl-pentapeptide-transferase yields MISILIAAAAGLLVSILLTPYLIRVFSRQGFGQEIREEGPQGHKSKRGTPTMGGVAIIVAMVVGYFVAHLISSLSGGNGTGGPSASGLLVLALAVGLGIVGFLDDFIKIRKQRNLGLNKTAKLVGQLVVTIGFAILALQFADERGLTPASESLSYVRDLALITFPSVFFVIFCYIVISGWSNAVNFTDGLDGLAGGTAAMVLATYVVIAFWQTRLSCAVTPQAACYDVRDPLDLAVVAAAATGACVGFLWWNAAPAKIFMGDTGSLALGGLVAGLSMTTRTELLAIVIGGLFMVEMISVVAQIAVFRTTRRRLFRMAPFHHHFELAGWAETTVIIRFWLLSAICCMFGLGLFYSEQLGLGG; encoded by the coding sequence GTGATCAGCATCCTGATCGCGGCCGCGGCGGGCCTGCTGGTCTCCATCCTCCTCACTCCCTATCTGATCCGGGTCTTCTCCCGGCAGGGCTTCGGCCAGGAGATCCGGGAGGAAGGACCGCAGGGACACAAATCCAAGCGCGGTACCCCGACGATGGGTGGTGTCGCGATCATCGTCGCGATGGTCGTCGGGTATTTCGTGGCTCATCTGATCAGCTCGCTCAGCGGCGGCAACGGCACCGGCGGCCCGTCCGCTTCGGGCCTGCTGGTCCTCGCGCTGGCGGTGGGTCTCGGGATCGTCGGGTTCCTCGACGACTTCATCAAGATCCGCAAGCAGCGCAACCTCGGGCTGAACAAGACCGCGAAACTGGTCGGCCAGCTGGTGGTCACGATCGGATTCGCGATCCTGGCGCTGCAGTTCGCCGACGAGCGCGGGCTGACCCCGGCGTCGGAGAGCCTGTCCTACGTGCGGGACCTCGCGCTGATCACCTTCCCGTCGGTGTTCTTCGTGATCTTCTGCTACATCGTCATCTCGGGCTGGTCGAACGCGGTGAACTTCACCGACGGCCTCGACGGTCTCGCGGGCGGCACGGCGGCGATGGTGCTGGCGACCTACGTCGTCATCGCCTTCTGGCAGACCCGCCTCTCGTGCGCGGTCACCCCGCAGGCCGCCTGCTACGACGTCCGTGACCCGCTGGACCTGGCCGTGGTGGCCGCGGCGGCGACCGGTGCCTGTGTCGGGTTCCTCTGGTGGAACGCGGCACCGGCGAAGATCTTCATGGGCGACACCGGTTCGCTGGCCCTCGGTGGCCTCGTCGCCGGTCTGTCGATGACCACCCGCACCGAACTGCTCGCCATCGTCATCGGCGGTCTGTTCATGGTCGAGATGATCTCGGTGGTCGCGCAGATCGCGGTCTTCCGCACGACCCGGCGGCGGCTGTTCCGGATGGCCCCGTTCCATCACCACTTCGAACTCGCGGGCTGGGCGGAGACCACGGTCATCATCCGGTTCTGGCTGCTCTCGGCCATCTGCTGCATGTTCGGTCTCGGCCTGTTCTACAGCGAACAGCTCGGTCTCGGGGGTTAA
- the murC gene encoding UDP-N-acetylmuramate--L-alanine ligase, translating to MPDTGFDQELPDTLTRAHLIGIGGAGMSGIARILLARGAQVSGSDAKESRAFLSLRAQGAEIAVGQAPENLDAFPEGPSSVIVSTAIKETNPELVAARERGITVLHRAQALAGLMEGHRVACIAGTHGKTSTTSMLTVALQHCHLAPSFAIGGDLNESGANAHHGEGGVFVAEADESDGSFLAYSPSVAVVTNVEPDHLDHHGTAEAYVSVFTDFLGRIAPGGLLIVCGDDEGADALGARASARGIRVRRYGRSVTGADDARILDFAPAPDGGVVRISLQGEEITLRVAVPGEHMALNAIAALLAGIELGAPVEGLAEGLAAFGGVRRRFEFKGRSGDVRVYDDYAHHPTEVDAQLRAVRTAAGTGRVIVVFQPHLYSRTKTFSKEFAAALSLADEVVVLDVFGAREKPEPGVSGALIADQISGTPVHYQPAFDVAAKLAADLVEPGDLLVTMGAGDVTQLGPEILAELDRRAG from the coding sequence GTGCCTGACACTGGGTTTGATCAAGAGCTGCCCGACACGCTGACGCGTGCCCACCTGATCGGGATCGGCGGCGCCGGGATGAGCGGCATCGCCCGCATCCTGCTGGCCCGCGGTGCCCAGGTCTCCGGTTCCGACGCCAAGGAGTCGCGCGCGTTCCTGTCGCTGCGGGCCCAGGGCGCCGAGATCGCCGTCGGCCAGGCACCCGAGAACCTCGACGCGTTCCCCGAAGGCCCGTCCTCGGTGATCGTGTCGACCGCGATCAAGGAGACCAACCCGGAACTGGTGGCCGCGCGGGAACGCGGGATCACCGTGCTGCACCGCGCGCAGGCGCTGGCCGGGCTGATGGAGGGCCACCGCGTCGCGTGCATCGCCGGGACGCACGGCAAGACGTCGACGACGTCGATGCTGACCGTCGCGCTGCAGCACTGCCATCTCGCCCCCTCGTTCGCCATCGGCGGCGACCTCAACGAGTCGGGCGCGAACGCGCACCACGGCGAGGGCGGCGTCTTCGTCGCCGAGGCCGACGAGAGCGACGGGTCGTTCCTGGCCTACTCGCCGTCGGTAGCCGTGGTGACCAACGTCGAGCCGGACCACCTGGACCACCACGGCACCGCCGAGGCGTACGTCTCGGTGTTCACCGACTTCCTCGGCCGGATCGCGCCGGGCGGGCTGCTCATCGTCTGCGGTGACGACGAGGGGGCCGACGCGCTGGGTGCGCGGGCCTCGGCGCGGGGCATCCGCGTCCGCCGCTACGGGCGTTCGGTCACCGGCGCGGACGACGCCCGGATCCTGGACTTCGCGCCCGCACCGGACGGCGGCGTCGTCCGGATCTCCTTGCAGGGCGAGGAGATCACTCTCCGGGTCGCGGTGCCGGGCGAGCACATGGCGCTGAACGCGATCGCGGCCCTGCTGGCCGGGATCGAGCTGGGCGCGCCCGTCGAAGGACTGGCCGAAGGGCTCGCCGCGTTCGGCGGTGTCCGGCGGCGGTTCGAGTTCAAGGGCCGCTCAGGCGACGTCCGGGTGTACGACGACTACGCGCACCACCCGACCGAGGTCGACGCGCAGCTGCGCGCGGTGCGGACGGCCGCGGGCACGGGCCGGGTCATCGTGGTCTTCCAGCCGCATCTGTACTCGCGCACGAAGACGTTCTCGAAGGAGTTCGCGGCCGCGCTGTCGCTGGCCGACGAGGTCGTCGTGCTGGACGTCTTCGGCGCGCGCGAGAAACCGGAACCCGGGGTGAGCGGCGCGCTCATCGCCGACCAGATCTCCGGCACTCCCGTGCACTACCAGCCCGCGTTCGACGTCGCGGCGAAGCTCGCGGCGGACCTGGTCGAACCCGGCGACCTGCTGGTGACCATGGGCGCCGGCGACGTCACGCAGCTCGGCCCGGAGATCCTGGCCGAGCTGGACCGGCGGGCGGGCTAG
- the murD gene encoding UDP-N-acetylmuramoyl-L-alanine--D-glutamate ligase, protein MSLDGRHVLVAGAGVTGKSIVPVLRELGARITVTDGNAERLAELEGLGAELVPGLTEPPEGVELVVTSPGWKPTSPLLVAAAGAGIEVIGDVELAWRVGQLRDKPPVWLAITGTNGKTTTVGMLESILRSAGVDAVACGNVGFAVLDAVRAGHEVLAVELSSFQLHWSSTLAPLASVVLNLAEDHLDWHGSMEEYAAAKGRVHTHSRNVVHNLHEEWSIRLADEHSPADARRVAFGMDTPRPGELGIVEDLLVDRAFVAEPATSADELGTLADVRPAGPHNVSNALAAAALARAYGVSGEDVAKGLREYRPAPHRAEEIGEIDGVRYINDSKATNPHAASGSLRAHLNVVWIAGGQLKGASVDELVGSIAGRLRGVVLFGVDSPVIAAAVARHAPDVPVNSLPSGDDDTMTAAVKAARALARPGDVVLLAPAAASLDMYSSYGARGDAFASAVRVLRDGAGETSDGG, encoded by the coding sequence GTGTCGCTTGATGGCCGCCACGTCCTCGTCGCCGGTGCCGGGGTCACCGGCAAGTCGATCGTCCCCGTCCTGAGGGAGCTGGGCGCGCGGATCACCGTCACCGACGGCAACGCCGAACGGCTGGCGGAGCTCGAAGGACTCGGCGCCGAGCTGGTGCCCGGCCTGACGGAGCCGCCCGAAGGTGTCGAGCTGGTCGTGACCAGCCCTGGCTGGAAGCCGACGTCGCCGTTGCTGGTGGCGGCGGCCGGGGCGGGGATCGAAGTGATCGGCGACGTCGAGCTGGCGTGGCGCGTCGGGCAACTGCGCGACAAGCCGCCGGTGTGGCTCGCGATCACCGGCACCAACGGCAAGACCACCACGGTCGGGATGCTGGAGTCGATCCTGCGTTCCGCCGGGGTCGACGCCGTGGCCTGCGGGAACGTCGGCTTCGCGGTACTCGACGCGGTGCGCGCCGGGCACGAGGTGCTCGCCGTGGAGCTGTCGAGCTTCCAACTGCACTGGTCGTCCACACTGGCCCCGCTCGCCTCGGTGGTGCTGAACCTGGCCGAGGACCACCTCGACTGGCACGGCTCGATGGAGGAGTACGCGGCCGCGAAGGGGCGGGTCCACACCCACTCCCGGAACGTGGTGCACAACCTCCACGAGGAATGGTCCATCCGGCTCGCGGACGAGCACTCGCCCGCGGACGCCCGCCGGGTCGCCTTCGGCATGGACACCCCGCGGCCGGGTGAACTCGGGATCGTGGAAGACCTGCTGGTCGACCGCGCTTTCGTCGCCGAACCGGCGACCAGCGCCGACGAACTCGGCACCCTGGCCGACGTCCGTCCCGCCGGTCCGCACAACGTCTCCAACGCGCTCGCCGCGGCCGCGCTGGCCCGCGCGTACGGCGTCAGCGGCGAGGACGTCGCCAAGGGCCTGCGCGAGTACCGCCCCGCCCCGCACCGCGCCGAGGAGATCGGCGAGATCGACGGCGTCCGGTACATCAACGACTCCAAGGCGACCAACCCGCACGCGGCGAGTGGATCACTGCGCGCGCATCTGAACGTCGTCTGGATCGCCGGTGGCCAGCTCAAGGGCGCTTCCGTGGACGAGCTCGTCGGCTCGATCGCCGGCAGGCTCCGCGGGGTCGTGCTGTTCGGCGTGGATTCACCCGTGATCGCCGCCGCTGTTGCGCGACACGCGCCGGATGTCCCGGTCAACAGCCTCCCTTCGGGTGACGATGACACCATGACTGCGGCGGTGAAGGCGGCCCGCGCCCTGGCGCGCCCTGGAGATGTGGTGCTGCTGGCCCCCGCCGCGGCGTCGTTGGACATGTACTCGAGCTACGGCGCACGCGGCGACGCGTTCGCGAGCGCGGTCCGTGTCCTGCGCGACGGTGCGGGGGAGACCAGTGACGGCGGTTGA
- a CDS encoding UDP-N-acetylmuramoyl-tripeptide--D-alanyl-D-alanine ligase yields the protein MIVLSLAEIAGIVGGRLHRTDGTAEVTGSVEFDTREITPGGLFVALPGAKVDGHDFAARAVESGAVAVLAAREVDAPAVIVPPLDAGVAHDRAFALVSDKDGAGAAVLAALAKLARHVIQKLSSDHLTVVGVTGSAGKTSTKDIIAQLLEPLGPTVAPPGSFNNELGHPWTALRADASTRQLVLELSARGPGHIAELAAIAPPRIGVVLNVGTAHVGEFGSREGIAKGKGELVEALPSAEDGGVAVLNLDDPYVAAMASRTSARVVFVGESESAQVRAVDITLDGEARPSFRLVTPEGEAPVKLPLYGEHQVGNALSAAAVALEMGSTTEEIAARLSGLERRSDRRMEVSTRADGVTVLNDSFNASPESMRAALKALASMSEQRRSWAVLGVMGDLGEDSVAAHDGIGRLVVRLNIDKLVVIGQAAAATHQGAQQEGSWGEESVLVPDVEAAIALLHDQLRAGDVVLVKASKAAALWRVADAVLASPATNVETPEVAPSPSQERSNGGDA from the coding sequence GTGATCGTGCTCAGCCTCGCCGAGATCGCCGGCATCGTCGGCGGCAGGCTGCATCGGACCGACGGCACCGCCGAGGTCACCGGAAGCGTCGAATTCGACACCCGCGAGATCACGCCAGGTGGCTTGTTCGTCGCGCTGCCGGGCGCCAAGGTCGACGGCCATGACTTCGCCGCGAGGGCCGTCGAGTCCGGCGCCGTCGCGGTACTCGCGGCCCGCGAGGTCGACGCCCCGGCCGTGATCGTGCCGCCGCTCGACGCCGGTGTCGCCCATGATCGGGCGTTCGCGCTGGTCTCGGACAAGGACGGGGCGGGCGCCGCGGTGCTGGCCGCGCTGGCGAAGCTCGCCCGGCACGTGATCCAGAAGCTTTCCAGTGACCACCTGACCGTCGTCGGGGTCACCGGTTCGGCGGGCAAGACCTCGACCAAGGACATCATCGCCCAGCTGCTGGAGCCGCTCGGCCCGACGGTGGCGCCGCCGGGATCGTTCAACAACGAGCTGGGCCACCCCTGGACGGCGCTGCGGGCCGACGCCTCGACCCGGCAGCTGGTGCTGGAGCTGTCCGCCCGCGGGCCCGGCCACATCGCCGAGCTGGCGGCCATCGCGCCGCCGCGGATCGGGGTCGTGCTCAACGTCGGCACCGCGCACGTCGGCGAGTTCGGCTCGCGCGAGGGCATCGCCAAGGGCAAGGGCGAGCTCGTGGAGGCACTGCCGAGCGCTGAAGACGGCGGCGTCGCCGTCCTGAACCTCGATGACCCGTACGTCGCGGCGATGGCGAGCCGCACGAGCGCGCGGGTGGTGTTCGTCGGCGAGAGCGAGTCCGCGCAGGTCCGTGCCGTGGACATCACCCTCGACGGCGAAGCACGACCGTCGTTCCGCCTGGTCACTCCGGAGGGCGAGGCGCCGGTGAAGCTCCCGCTCTACGGCGAGCACCAGGTCGGCAACGCGCTCAGCGCCGCCGCCGTGGCACTGGAAATGGGCTCGACGACCGAGGAGATCGCGGCGCGTCTGTCGGGCCTCGAGCGGCGCTCGGACCGCCGCATGGAGGTCAGCACCCGGGCCGACGGCGTCACGGTGCTCAACGACTCGTTCAACGCCAGCCCCGAGTCGATGCGGGCCGCCCTCAAGGCACTCGCGTCGATGAGCGAGCAGCGCCGTTCCTGGGCGGTGCTCGGTGTGATGGGCGACCTCGGCGAGGACTCGGTCGCGGCGCACGACGGCATCGGCAGGCTCGTCGTCCGGCTCAACATCGACAAGCTCGTGGTCATCGGACAGGCCGCCGCGGCCACGCACCAGGGCGCGCAGCAGGAGGGTTCCTGGGGCGAGGAGTCGGTACTGGTACCCGACGTCGAGGCCGCCATCGCCCTGCTGCATGATCAGCTCCGCGCGGGCGACGTGGTGCTGGTGAAGGCGTCCAAGGCCGCCGCGCTGTGGAGGGTGGCCGACGCCGTGCTCGCCTCTCCCGCAACGAACGTTGAAACCCCTGAAGTAGCCCCTTCCCCCTCTCAAGAACGCTCGAACGGTGGTGACGCGTGA
- a CDS encoding UDP-N-acetylmuramoyl-L-alanyl-D-glutamate--2,6-diaminopimelate ligase has protein sequence MPLGTLLARAGARLVVGGDDYPSAAELTVTGSTLRAQHVLPGDLFAALPGARAHGADFSDQAIASGAAAVLTDEAGAGRPVLRDAGVPILVHPDPRAALGEIAAWIYGEPSLELSVLGITGTSGKTTTSYLVDAGLKAAGLTTGLIGTVETRIAGERLASGFTTPEAPDLQALLAVMVERGVTHVPMEVSSHALSLGRVNGTRFAVGAFTNLSQDHLDFHKDMEEYFAAKSLLFDGRSTAEVVVVDSAWGHALLTPHTVTVSTEPGTDALWHATDLTPTPAGEQTFTLHGPGGLAASAKIPLPGEFNVANAVLAAAILDTAGVPLEAIVAGLASVEVPGRMERVYLGQPFTAVVDYAHKPAAVAQGLDALRARTEGRIITVLGCGGDRDTAKRPVMGEAAVRRSEVLIVTDDNPRSEDPAAIRAAMLAGARNAGPALGGEILEIADRREAIVHAVELARPGDIVLIAGKGHETGQEVQGVVHPFSDRDELASAIRRRLETV, from the coding sequence ATGCCGCTGGGCACGCTGCTCGCCAGGGCGGGCGCGCGGCTCGTGGTGGGCGGTGACGACTACCCGTCCGCGGCCGAGCTGACGGTCACGGGAAGCACGCTTCGCGCGCAGCACGTCCTCCCCGGAGACCTCTTCGCCGCGCTTCCCGGTGCCCGCGCCCACGGCGCGGACTTCAGCGACCAGGCCATCGCCTCCGGCGCGGCAGCGGTGCTCACCGACGAGGCGGGCGCCGGGCGTCCGGTGCTCCGTGACGCCGGCGTGCCGATCCTGGTGCACCCGGACCCGCGGGCGGCGCTCGGCGAGATCGCCGCCTGGATCTACGGCGAGCCGTCGCTGGAGCTGTCCGTCCTCGGTATCACCGGGACGTCCGGCAAGACCACGACCTCGTACCTGGTCGACGCCGGGCTCAAGGCGGCCGGGCTCACCACCGGGCTGATCGGCACGGTCGAGACCCGGATCGCGGGCGAGCGGCTGGCCAGCGGGTTCACCACCCCCGAGGCGCCGGATCTGCAGGCGCTCCTGGCGGTGATGGTGGAGCGCGGGGTCACGCACGTCCCGATGGAGGTCTCCAGCCACGCGCTGTCGCTGGGCCGGGTCAACGGCACGCGCTTCGCGGTCGGTGCCTTCACCAACCTCTCCCAGGATCACCTGGACTTCCACAAGGACATGGAGGAGTACTTCGCCGCCAAGTCGCTGTTGTTCGACGGCCGCTCCACCGCCGAGGTGGTCGTCGTCGACAGTGCCTGGGGCCACGCACTCCTCACCCCGCACACGGTGACCGTCTCCACCGAGCCGGGAACGGACGCACTGTGGCACGCCACCGACCTGACGCCCACCCCGGCGGGCGAGCAGACCTTCACCCTCCACGGCCCCGGCGGCCTCGCCGCTTCGGCGAAGATCCCGCTGCCGGGTGAGTTCAACGTGGCGAACGCCGTCCTCGCGGCCGCGATCCTCGACACCGCCGGTGTCCCGCTCGAAGCCATCGTCGCCGGGCTCGCCTCGGTCGAGGTGCCGGGCCGGATGGAGCGGGTCTACCTCGGCCAGCCGTTCACCGCGGTGGTCGACTACGCGCACAAACCCGCCGCGGTCGCGCAGGGGCTCGACGCGCTGCGCGCCCGCACCGAGGGCCGGATCATCACCGTCCTCGGCTGCGGCGGCGACCGTGACACCGCGAAGCGCCCGGTGATGGGCGAGGCGGCGGTCCGGCGCAGCGAGGTGCTGATCGTGACCGACGACAACCCGCGCTCGGAGGATCCGGCCGCGATCCGGGCGGCCATGCTGGCCGGTGCCCGCAACGCCGGACCGGCGCTGGGCGGCGAGATCCTCGAGATCGCCGACCGCCGGGAAGCCATCGTCCACGCGGTCGAGCTCGCCCGCCCCGGGGACATCGTGCTCATCGCGGGCAAGGGCCACGAGACCGGCCAGGAGGTCCAGGGTGTCGTGCACCCGTTCTCCGACCGGGACGAACTCGCCTCCGCCATCCGCAGACGTCTGGAGACAGTGTGA
- the ftsW gene encoding putative lipid II flippase FtsW, with protein sequence MTAVEERKGQPAPRQRKSRDGRERKESPFVAFRTALTAWLSRPLASFHLVLALTGVLTVIGAVMVLSASSVASYNPKTGTGVYAQFSKHIMFVAIGAVVFWVGLRIPLERVRRLSATATVVCLGLLVLVLTPLGSEVNGSQGWFRLGGFAFQPVEAAKVALAFWGAHILVIKYNIINQWRHLLVPVVPIALLMFALVMMQPDLGGTITLAVVLLALLWFAGAPKRLFGVILAGGLAGILVLAIIAPYRLARVMSFVSGDPDTSADGFQANQAKLALADGGMFGKGLGQGQSNWGYLPNVQNDFIFALIGEELGFIGCVVVLGLFAGVAVVGLRIATRNLDPWIRIVAGTLTVFLVAQAGINIGYVVGLLPVTGVTLPLISYGGTSLVITMLIMGILANAARHEPEAVAALRSQGPGKFGRLLRLPAPEPYRPPAKRKGSAARSVAAKAARPAPRTARPSPAQERRRSVREPGRRTAARTAVNRGTAKRGTANRRGHR encoded by the coding sequence GTGACGGCGGTTGAGGAAAGAAAGGGTCAGCCTGCCCCACGGCAGCGCAAGTCTCGTGACGGGCGTGAGCGCAAGGAAAGCCCGTTCGTCGCCTTCCGCACCGCGCTGACGGCGTGGCTTTCGCGGCCGCTCGCCTCGTTCCATCTGGTACTGGCGCTCACCGGCGTGCTGACCGTGATCGGCGCCGTGATGGTGCTGTCCGCGTCCTCGGTCGCTTCCTACAACCCGAAGACCGGCACCGGCGTGTACGCCCAGTTCAGCAAGCACATCATGTTCGTCGCGATCGGCGCGGTGGTGTTCTGGGTCGGGCTGCGGATCCCGCTCGAACGCGTCCGGCGGCTGTCGGCGACGGCGACCGTGGTCTGCCTCGGGCTGCTCGTGCTGGTGCTGACCCCGCTCGGGTCCGAGGTCAACGGCTCGCAGGGCTGGTTCCGGCTCGGCGGATTCGCCTTCCAGCCGGTCGAGGCGGCCAAAGTCGCACTCGCCTTCTGGGGCGCGCACATCCTGGTGATCAAGTACAACATCATCAACCAGTGGCGGCATCTGCTCGTTCCGGTCGTGCCGATCGCGCTGCTGATGTTCGCGCTGGTCATGATGCAGCCCGACCTCGGCGGCACGATCACCCTCGCGGTAGTGCTGCTGGCCCTGCTGTGGTTCGCGGGCGCGCCGAAACGGCTGTTCGGCGTCATCCTCGCGGGTGGTCTCGCCGGGATCCTGGTGCTGGCCATCATCGCGCCGTACCGGCTCGCGCGGGTCATGTCGTTCGTCTCCGGCGACCCGGACACCAGCGCGGACGGCTTCCAGGCCAACCAGGCGAAACTCGCGCTCGCCGACGGCGGGATGTTCGGCAAGGGCCTCGGCCAGGGCCAGTCCAACTGGGGCTACCTGCCGAACGTGCAGAACGACTTCATCTTCGCCCTGATCGGTGAGGAACTCGGCTTCATCGGCTGCGTGGTGGTGCTGGGGCTGTTCGCCGGGGTCGCCGTCGTCGGCCTGCGGATCGCCACCCGGAACCTCGACCCGTGGATCCGCATCGTCGCCGGCACGCTGACCGTTTTCCTGGTCGCGCAGGCGGGTATCAACATCGGGTACGTCGTCGGCCTGCTGCCGGTCACCGGGGTCACGCTGCCGTTGATCTCCTACGGGGGGACGTCGCTGGTGATCACCATGCTCATCATGGGGATCCTCGCCAACGCCGCCCGGCACGAGCCGGAGGCGGTGGCCGCACTGCGCTCGCAGGGGCCGGGTAAATTCGGACGCCTGCTGAGGCTTCCCGCGCCCGAGCCGTACCGCCCGCCCGCCAAGCGCAAGGGCAGCGCGGCCAGGAGCGTCGCCGCCAAGGCGGCGAGGCCCGCGCCGAGGACGGCGAGGCCTTCGCCCGCCCAGGAACGGCGCCGTTCGGTGCGGGAACCCGGCAGGCGGACGGCCGCGCGAACGGCAGTGAACCGCGGTACCGCGAAACGGGGTACCGCAAACCGGAGAGGTCATAGGTGA